The following nucleotide sequence is from Kineobactrum salinum.
ATTCTGCTGTCGGATATCTACCAACCTGGGGTCCAGGGGATATCCGGTGTGGCGCTGACCCAGAGTGCACTGGCGAGTCACGTGGGGGATTGGGGTGCGGGTTTTGTGTCAGTTGCGCTGGTGTTGTTTGCGTTCAGTTCGATGATGTACAACTATTATCTTGGCGAGAACAGCATCAACTTCTTCAGCGATGGCAACCGTCACCTGTTCACGCTTTTCCGCGTCTGTGTGTTGGGCCTGGTATTCTGGGGAGCCCTGCAGAACCTGGGCACGGTATTCGGCTTTGCGGATCTGACGATGGGACTGCTGGCGCTGGTCAATCTGGCCGGGCTGATCTGGATGTACCGCATCGGCATGCGCTTGCTGCGCGACTACGACGGCCAGTTGCGGCGCGGCGAGCAGCCGCGGCTCAAGCTGGAGGACTGGGCCGACCTGGACATCGACCCGCGCGCCTGGCGGGACTGAACCCGGGCGGCGGCCGGGGAGGCCGTGGCTTCAGGCGGCTGCGTACCGTTGCAGCGGTGGTCCGGCAGGCTACAGTACCGGCGCGAACAGACGGGCTACACCCATGCCCAGCGGAAACCAGGCCGGTTTGGCGTCGATTTCAGCCTGGGTGACCTGGCGGCAGTGCAGCAGGTCGCCTTCCAGCATGGTGGCGACTTCCTTGGCGAAGCGCTCGCCGTCCACCAGCACGGTGATCTCGAAATTAAGGCGGAATGAACGGTTGTCGAAGTTTGCTGTTCCCACCCCTGCCAAATGGTTGTCCATCAGCAACACCTTCTGGTGCAAAAAGCCGTTTTCATAGCGGTAGACCTTGACGCCGGCGGGCAGCAGTTCCCGGCTAAAGGCCCAATTGGCCATGCCCACCACCGGCCCGTCCGGCTGGTCCGGAATCATGACTCGCACATCCACCCCGCGCAGCGCCGCCAGCTGCAACGCAGAGGTGATGCTCCGGTCGGGAACGAAATAGGGGCTGGCAATCCAGATGCGCTGCCGCGCCGCGACGATGACCTGCAGGAACAGTAGCCCCGCCTGTTCCAGTGTGCTGGCGGGATCCGACGGGAACACCAGCACGTTGTCGTCGCCATAGAGGCCGGGCTGGACATCGGGCCGCACCACCGGCAATGCCGTCCGGGTCGCCCAGCGCCAGTCGGTGGCGAAGGCCAGTTCTACCCCCAGCAAGGCAGGACCCTGCAGGCGTATGTGGGTATCGCGCCAGTGGCCGATGTGCCGGTCCAGGCCCAGGTATTCGTCACCCACATTGTGGCCGCCTATCCATGCGCTGTGGCCATCGACCACGATGATCTTGCGGTGATTGCGGAAATTGAGCTGGAAGCGGTTGCGGCGCCCCTGGGTGGTATTGAACGCGGCCACCTCGACGCCTGTCATCTTCATTTGCTTGTACAGGCCGGTGCGATGGAAATTGTAGCTGCCGATTTCATCGTACAGCAGATACACTTTGATGCCGCTGCGGGCTTTGTCTGCCAGCACCCGGCCCACGCGCCGTCCCAGTCCATCGTCGCGGATGATATAGGATTGCAGGAGAATATAGTCGCGGGCGGATTCCAGTCCCGCCACGATGCTGTCGAAGGTCTGTTGTCCGTCGATCAGCAGCTTCACCTGGTTGCCGCCGGCTGCTGGAATGCCGGTGAGGTTGAACAGAGCGTTGTAGAGCGGTTCGGCCGGGGAGCGTGGGACTTCGTGGCGGGCCACCTCTTGCCGTGTCTGGCGCAGCAGTTCCACGGTTTCCTCGCCGATGGCCTTGCGTTGTTCCAGGTAGCCGTCGAACTTGGTGCGACCGAACACCAGATAGCAAGGGACAGCGAGATAGGGGATCGCCAGCAGGGAGATGGCCCAGGCGATCGCGCCCTGGGCCGTGCGCACGTGGATTATGGCCTCTATTGCCGAGAAGATCGCCAGTGTGTAGAACAAGGCGATGCCAATCGCGATCAACTCTGTATACAGCTGCAGCTCCACAGTGGCGATGCTACTGGGATTCGGTCAAGGTCACGGAGATCTCCCGCGTCACGTTGCCATGGCGCAGTGTGACGGTCACGCTATCGCCCGGCTGGTGCTTTTCCAGGATGCTCAGATAATCGTCGTTGCTGCGTACCGGTTCGCCGTTGATGGCGACGACGATATCGCCCAGCACCACTTCTCCGCGGGTGTTGCGGTAGGCGCCGCGGATGCCGGCCTGGTCGGCCGGCAGGCCGGGGGATACGCGCACCACCGGCAGTCCTTCCAGCCGGTAGCGGCGGATCCAGCGATCGCTAGCCAGCTCCAGCCCCATGATCGGCCGCAGTATGCGGCCATAACTGATCAGCTGCGGCACAACCTCTTTCACGGTGTTGACCGGGATCGCGAAGCCAATCCCGGCGCTGGCGCCGCTGGGGCTGTAGATAGCGGTATTGACCCCCACCAACTGGCCCAGGGAGTTGAGTAGAGGGCCGCCTGAATTGCCCGGATTGATCGCGGCATCGGTCTGAATCACGCCGCGAATGGTCCGGTTGCCCGGAGCCCTGATCTCGCGGCCAAGGGCACTGATCACGCCAGTGGTGAGCGTAGTATCCAGGCCAAAGGGGTTGCCGATGGCCAGTACCTTGCGTCCCACAGTCAGCTCGGAAGAATCGCCCACCGGCAGTTGAACCAGATCCTCGGGCGGGTTTTCTATGCGCAGTACGGCCAGATCCTTTTCGGGAGCGACGCCGACCACTTCGGCATCAAACTCGGTCTGGTCCTGCAGCGTCACAGTCAGCTTGTGGGCGCGGGCAATCACATGGAAATTGGTAACGATAAGTCCGTTGCTGTCCCAGACGAAGCCGCTGCCGGAACCGCGGGGAATCTCATGCACGTTGAGTGAGAACAGGTCGCGCCGGAGCGCCTTGCTGGTCACGAACACCACCGCGGGGCTGGCCTTGCTGAAAATCTCGGTGGTGTTGGCTTCGTCCTCGGTGGCGAAGCTCAGATAGTCGGGCTGGGCGGCGCCGGCGCCGCCCGCCAACAGGCAGGCGAGCAGCGCCACAATCAGGTATGGAAATGGCATGTGCGGTCCTGTTCAGTCGGCAAAGCGGTCGAGGAAGGCCTGGATGCGGGCGGCGTTGGCCCCGAGATCTCCCACGCCCACCCGG
It contains:
- the cls gene encoding cardiolipin synthase, yielding MELQLYTELIAIGIALFYTLAIFSAIEAIIHVRTAQGAIAWAISLLAIPYLAVPCYLVFGRTKFDGYLEQRKAIGEETVELLRQTRQEVARHEVPRSPAEPLYNALFNLTGIPAAGGNQVKLLIDGQQTFDSIVAGLESARDYILLQSYIIRDDGLGRRVGRVLADKARSGIKVYLLYDEIGSYNFHRTGLYKQMKMTGVEVAAFNTTQGRRNRFQLNFRNHRKIIVVDGHSAWIGGHNVGDEYLGLDRHIGHWRDTHIRLQGPALLGVELAFATDWRWATRTALPVVRPDVQPGLYGDDNVLVFPSDPASTLEQAGLLFLQVIVAARQRIWIASPYFVPDRSITSALQLAALRGVDVRVMIPDQPDGPVVGMANWAFSRELLPAGVKVYRYENGFLHQKVLLMDNHLAGVGTANFDNRSFRLNFEITVLVDGERFAKEVATMLEGDLLHCRQVTQAEIDAKPAWFPLGMGVARLFAPVL
- a CDS encoding S1C family serine protease, with the protein product MPFPYLIVALLACLLAGGAGAAQPDYLSFATEDEANTTEIFSKASPAVVFVTSKALRRDLFSLNVHEIPRGSGSGFVWDSNGLIVTNFHVIARAHKLTVTLQDQTEFDAEVVGVAPEKDLAVLRIENPPEDLVQLPVGDSSELTVGRKVLAIGNPFGLDTTLTTGVISALGREIRAPGNRTIRGVIQTDAAINPGNSGGPLLNSLGQLVGVNTAIYSPSGASAGIGFAIPVNTVKEVVPQLISYGRILRPIMGLELASDRWIRRYRLEGLPVVRVSPGLPADQAGIRGAYRNTRGEVVLGDIVVAINGEPVRSNDDYLSILEKHQPGDSVTVTLRHGNVTREISVTLTESQ